The Hordeum vulgare subsp. vulgare chromosome 4H, MorexV3_pseudomolecules_assembly, whole genome shotgun sequence genomic interval TGACAGAAAATAATGCTaccccttttattttcttttctttactTACTTGAATGCTTTTATTGGGGGTGATTTTTCTTTAAATCTTGGTTCCGACGGAATGGCGTGGCAAGGCGTTTTTGGATTCTTTTTGATGGGGAGGCTGGGATTGGCCGGTGCTTGGGGGCGGTGCCGGATCCTTCCGCGGTGGAAAGCCGAGGGATTCATTCGATTCCGCCTAGGTCGGGCGCTCTGAAGGaaccggccgcgtcggcggcttgGGGAGCTCTTGCCGATCGTCGGCCAGACCGACTAGGATTGCGCGTTCCGTAGATTCGTGCGCGACTCGGTTCTCCTCATTGCCCCGTCGTCTCTTTAAATACAAATTAGTCGCCCGCGACGTGGTTTGCTGCGTGTGCTTGTCTGACGACACCGTCTTGTTCCTGTTATGCCTTTGGtttgaaataaaaaaaattgttgaGGTTTCAGTGTAGCTCTTTGTTGGATCTGTGACTGCAATTCCAGCCACTGTTGTGGCTTTTGAACGCATTGTCGTTCGAGAGGTTTATCCACCTGCTTCTTGAGCAGTTTTATCTTGCACACATTTGTTTGTTATTTAGTACAGGTGTTATTATTGCCAGCTAACGTGTGCTTGGCTTCTTTCAGGATTTGGACACTTCGATCGACAAGACCGCCCCGGCTATTGCTCAAGATAGTTGACAAGTTTGCATAGTCACCAACATGGAGATTATTGACTTGTGTTCAGATAGTGAGGACGATGTTAAACTGTGTTCGAAAGGCATCCATGTAGTGTGTCAGACTGTGATGCGACGATGGCGCACTTGATTGGAGCATCCATGTAGCTAGCTCTGCTCTGCTGAATAATTCCTAATGCTCCTTGTGTGTTTGCAGGCGGTGGCACGAGTCTTGACGCTGTCGCAGCTGCCATTCAAGCGTTGGAGGTACGCACTGTTCCCTGTAGATGGATGGAGTGTCCATCTATACAGCTTGTCCGTTAACATCTGCAGCAATTATAGATTATGCAAGTAAACATGTTTTAATAGTTTAGAAGACCTGGCCGGAAGCACATTTCTCTGTTAAATAGCATTATAATGACAACAAAAAAttcgaaatatgctcatacatgatgtttttaaGATATACTGATAATGACCCCCTGAACGGATCTCCTGTAAACAATGACCCCCAACCAAGCATGCACGTGCCTTATTTATTTAGATATACTGATAATTATTGACTACAGTTAAGGCATTGAGGGTCAGTCCCCGAGTCTGGTATAGGCATTTTTTTATTTATGCAGTTGTCCATCTAGAATGTCTGAAAGTGTAGCTCTCTTGTGATATCAGTTGACGCCAGTGACATTTGCCATTACAGAAGATGATTTTGTCCTGTGTCATGCTTCCAGGAAAAGTTCAAGCTCATACGAGCCAACGATGATGCTATTGTGTTGGACGCTCTCTCATTCAGCACCCCCAAGATCAGACTGCTTCACA includes:
- the LOC123446281 gene encoding uncharacterized protein LOC123446281 is translated as MEIIDLCSDSGGTSLDAVAAAIQALEEKFKLIRANDDAIVLDALSFSTPKIRLLHSLTVEKKNSVQILVEVTTYANGSLDGACMSFVQEDYFGSTSTSFITEF